A genomic region of Nostoc sp. UHCC 0702 contains the following coding sequences:
- a CDS encoding GTP-binding protein: MTSTLPLPDPHHSDSANTDANCLNWEEELDSAIFSFEDIQKELNYKQAQTALRNLVANLDLTPQEKYGLEAEITDLSTMLGKLDRMVVQIAAFGMVGRGKSSLLNALVGETVFETGPLHGVTRAAQRVNWTISEEAIGQTERALRVTLPSVGQSQVELIDTPGLDEVDGDTRAALAEQVAKQADLILFVIAGDMTKVEHEALSQLRQAGKPIILVFNKVDQYPEADRMAIYHKIRDERVRELLTPLEIVMAAASPLVKTAILRADGTRGVQLRTGNAQVDELKLKILEILHREGKALVALNTMLYADTVNQQLVERKLMIREQNANQLIWKAVMTKAVAIALNPVTVVDILSSVVIDIVLILGLSKLYGIPINETGALQLLQKIALSMGGIGASELLANLGLSGLKTLLGLSASATAGATLGPYISVAVTQAGVAGVSSYGIGQITKVYLANGATWGPDGPKAVISRILATLDETSILNRIKDELQLKLKFKR; encoded by the coding sequence ATGACTTCGACATTGCCCTTGCCTGATCCTCATCACAGTGATTCAGCTAACACTGATGCCAATTGTCTCAATTGGGAGGAAGAACTGGATAGTGCCATTTTCAGCTTTGAAGACATTCAGAAAGAACTCAACTATAAACAAGCACAAACAGCGCTGCGGAACTTAGTAGCTAACCTTGACCTCACACCTCAGGAAAAATACGGCTTAGAAGCGGAAATTACTGATTTGTCAACCATGCTGGGAAAATTAGACCGTATGGTGGTGCAAATTGCTGCTTTTGGTATGGTGGGACGCGGCAAGTCTTCCCTGCTTAATGCTTTAGTTGGGGAAACGGTGTTTGAAACTGGGCCTTTGCATGGTGTCACCCGTGCTGCACAACGAGTCAATTGGACTATTAGCGAAGAGGCTATTGGGCAAACAGAACGTGCTTTGCGGGTGACTCTGCCTAGTGTCGGTCAATCTCAGGTGGAATTAATTGATACTCCTGGGTTAGATGAAGTAGATGGTGATACTCGTGCAGCATTAGCTGAACAAGTGGCAAAACAGGCAGATTTAATTTTGTTTGTGATTGCTGGCGATATGACGAAAGTAGAACATGAGGCGCTTTCACAGTTGCGCCAAGCAGGTAAACCCATCATCCTGGTATTTAACAAAGTAGACCAGTATCCAGAAGCAGACCGGATGGCAATTTACCATAAAATCCGGGATGAAAGAGTGCGGGAGTTACTCACGCCCCTAGAAATTGTCATGGCGGCGGCATCACCACTTGTAAAAACGGCGATTCTTCGCGCCGATGGTACTAGGGGTGTGCAGTTACGTACAGGTAATGCCCAAGTCGATGAACTGAAGCTGAAAATTTTGGAGATTCTGCACCGTGAAGGTAAAGCTTTAGTTGCCCTCAATACTATGCTTTATGCTGATACCGTAAATCAGCAATTGGTAGAGCGCAAGCTGATGATTCGGGAACAGAATGCCAATCAGTTGATTTGGAAGGCTGTGATGACCAAAGCAGTGGCGATCGCTCTCAATCCTGTTACTGTGGTAGATATACTTAGTAGTGTTGTAATTGATATTGTCCTAATTTTAGGTTTATCTAAACTCTATGGCATACCCATCAACGAAACCGGTGCCCTACAATTACTGCAAAAAATAGCTCTGAGTATGGGTGGTATTGGTGCTAGTGAACTGCTGGCGAACTTGGGTTTGAGTGGGCTAAAAACTTTACTTGGTCTGTCTGCATCAGCTACAGCAGGTGCTACCCTCGGCCCCTATATATCGGTGGCTGTGACTCAAGCAGGCGTAGCTGGTGTTTCTTCTTATGGTATTGGACAAATTACTAAAGTTTATTTAGCCAATGGAGCAACCTGGGGGCCTGATGGCCCAAAAGCAGTTATCAGTCGAATTTTGGCAACCCTTGATGAAACTTCAATTCTCAACCGTATTAAAGATGAATTGCAATTGAAGCTAAAATTCAAAAGATAA
- a CDS encoding triose-phosphate isomerase yields MRKIVIAGNWKMFKTQAESEEFLRGFLPHLEETPEGREVLLCPPFTDLSVLSRNLHGSRVQLGAQNVHWEEFGAYTGEISGPMLTEIGVRYVIVGHSERRQYFGETDATVNLRLKAAQRFGLTPILCVGETKQQRDAGETESLITTQLDKGLVDVDQTNLVIAYEPIWAIGTGDTCETTEANRVIGLIRNQLKNPNVSIQYGGSVKPNNIDEIMAQPEIDGVLVGGASLEPASFARIVNYNYQ; encoded by the coding sequence GTGCGGAAAATCGTTATTGCTGGTAACTGGAAAATGTTCAAAACCCAGGCAGAATCCGAAGAGTTTTTACGCGGATTTCTGCCCCACTTAGAGGAAACCCCTGAAGGGCGAGAAGTATTATTGTGCCCTCCTTTCACTGACCTCAGCGTTTTGTCGAGGAATTTACATGGTAGCCGTGTACAACTGGGGGCACAGAATGTTCACTGGGAAGAATTTGGAGCCTATACAGGTGAAATTTCTGGCCCCATGCTGACAGAAATTGGTGTACGTTATGTAATTGTCGGTCATAGCGAACGACGACAATACTTTGGTGAAACGGACGCCACCGTTAATCTGCGCCTAAAAGCTGCTCAAAGGTTTGGTCTTACCCCGATTCTCTGTGTAGGGGAAACTAAACAACAACGTGATGCTGGGGAAACTGAATCACTAATTACCACCCAGCTGGATAAAGGCCTGGTGGATGTCGATCAGACAAATTTAGTGATTGCCTACGAACCAATTTGGGCAATTGGCACTGGTGACACCTGTGAAACCACGGAGGCAAATCGAGTAATTGGATTAATTCGCAATCAGTTGAAGAATCCCAATGTATCAATTCAATATGGTGGCTCAGTCAAGCCAAATAATATTGATGAGATTATGGCTCAGCCAGAAATTGATGGTGTACTTGTGGGAGGAGCGAGTCTGGAACCTGCAAGTTTCGCCCGAATTGTGAACTATAACTATCAGTAA
- the folP gene encoding dihydropteroate synthase, with protein MSSKLIIRGRCFEWGQRTYLMGVLNVTPDSFSDGGEFNSTSTALAHAEALVAAGADIIDVGGQSTRPGAEQITLAEELDRVLTVLQVVREKISVPISVDTTRAAVAKASVEAGADIINDISGGTFDSDMLPTVASLDVPIILMHIRGTPLTMQQMSDYQDLMGEISSFLAKQITAAIAFGIDLEKIIIDPGIGFAKNYEQNLEIFRRLPSLKALNCPILVGASRKSFIGRILNQPEPKARVWGTAAACCAAIFHGADILRVHDVKEMRDVSLVADALFRQSPQCE; from the coding sequence ATGTCTAGCAAGTTGATAATTCGGGGACGCTGTTTCGAGTGGGGACAGCGTACTTACCTAATGGGAGTTTTAAATGTGACTCCTGACAGCTTTAGTGATGGTGGCGAGTTTAATTCTACCTCTACTGCTTTAGCTCACGCTGAAGCACTGGTGGCTGCTGGTGCTGACATTATCGATGTGGGTGGTCAATCAACTCGGCCAGGGGCAGAACAAATCACTCTTGCAGAAGAACTTGACCGGGTGCTAACAGTCTTACAGGTGGTACGAGAAAAAATTTCAGTACCGATTTCTGTGGATACAACCAGGGCGGCTGTGGCAAAGGCATCTGTAGAAGCTGGAGCAGATATTATTAATGATATTTCTGGGGGTACATTTGACTCAGATATGTTGCCAACGGTGGCAAGTTTGGATGTGCCGATTATATTGATGCATATCCGGGGAACGCCGCTGACGATGCAACAAATGTCTGATTATCAGGATTTAATGGGGGAAATTTCTAGTTTCTTGGCAAAGCAAATAACAGCAGCGATCGCTTTTGGCATTGACCTTGAGAAAATCATCATTGACCCAGGTATTGGTTTTGCTAAGAACTATGAGCAAAATTTAGAAATTTTTCGCCGCTTGCCCTCATTGAAGGCGCTCAACTGCCCTATTTTAGTTGGAGCATCCCGTAAAAGTTTCATTGGTCGGATTTTAAACCAACCAGAGCCAAAAGCACGAGTTTGGGGAACGGCAGCAGCCTGTTGTGCTGCTATTTTTCATGGGGCAGATATACTACGAGTTCATGATGTTAAAGAAATGCGCGATGTTTCGCTGGTTGCTGATGCACTGTTTCGACAGTCTCCACAATGTGAGTGA
- a CDS encoding SPFH/Band 7/PHB domain protein: protein MEPLIAIVLALLGYALGSAKIINEGNEALVERLGRYHRKLTPGLNFIVPLVDSIVMEDTTREQILDIKPQNVITKDNVYLEVDAVVNWRITSMEKSFYKIDDIQQALASLAQVELRANIADRTLAQTIASRNEVNQSLLRVLNNTSAEWGVQINRVDIESITPPESVQKSMAEQQSAEIRKQAAVTTAEGERQAAIKRAEATKESIRILSEAITAKPETKEILKYLVAQEQVEASQKLGASPNAKIVFLNPALTEGALDQMVGEAASHEIENNGSEKG, encoded by the coding sequence ATGGAACCATTAATTGCCATTGTCTTAGCCCTTCTAGGCTATGCCTTAGGTTCAGCAAAAATTATTAATGAAGGAAATGAAGCTTTAGTCGAACGTTTAGGGCGGTATCATCGCAAACTGACGCCAGGTCTTAACTTCATAGTCCCCCTGGTTGATTCCATTGTCATGGAAGATACTACACGGGAACAGATTTTAGACATTAAGCCCCAGAACGTGATTACCAAAGATAACGTCTACCTGGAAGTTGATGCCGTCGTCAACTGGCGAATCACCAGTATGGAAAAAAGTTTTTACAAAATTGATGATATTCAGCAAGCATTGGCAAGCTTGGCTCAAGTTGAACTCCGTGCCAACATTGCCGATAGAACTCTAGCCCAAACTATTGCCTCTAGAAACGAGGTGAACCAATCGCTATTACGGGTTTTGAACAATACAAGTGCAGAATGGGGAGTTCAGATTAACCGAGTGGATATTGAGAGCATTACACCTCCTGAAAGCGTGCAAAAGTCTATGGCAGAACAGCAATCAGCTGAAATCAGAAAACAAGCAGCTGTTACTACAGCAGAAGGAGAACGGCAAGCTGCTATTAAGCGAGCAGAAGCAACAAAGGAATCTATTCGCATACTTTCTGAAGCTATAACTGCCAAGCCAGAAACAAAGGAAATTCTCAAGTATCTTGTGGCTCAAGAACAAGTAGAAGCTAGCCAAAAACTTGGTGCTAGTCCTAATGCTAAGATAGTCTTTCTCAATCCAGCATTAACAGAGGGAGCATTAGATCAGATGGTAGGCGAGGCAGCAAGCCATGAAATTGAGAACAATGGCTCTGAGAAGGGTTAA